The following proteins are co-located in the Castanea sativa cultivar Marrone di Chiusa Pesio chromosome 8, ASM4071231v1 genome:
- the LOC142607909 gene encoding uncharacterized protein LOC142607909 — protein MEIKTDVKESSLILLKQGAEARVFDSNFVGRRSVIKERFSKKYRHPTLDSKITLKRLNAEARCMTKARRLGVSTPVLYSVDPVLHTLTFEYVEGLSVKDILLEFGSHGIIEERLDDIALQIGDAIGKLHDGGLIHGDLTTSNMLLKSGTNQLVLIDFGLSFTSTLPEDKAVDLYVLERALLSMHSSCGNVMDQILLAYRKSSKQWSSTLNKLAQVRQRGRKRTMVG, from the exons ATGGAGATTAAGACAGATGTGAAAGAAAGCTCTCTCATTCTGCTGAAGCAAGGAGCTGAAGCT AGAGTTTTTGATTCAAACTTTGTGGGAAGGCGGTCTGTTATTAAGGAACGTTTCTCAAAGAAGTATAGGCATCCTACTTTGGattctaaaataactcttaaGCGCTTAAATGCG GAAGCCAGGTGCATGACAAAAGCAAGACGACTTGGAGTTTCTACTCCAGTGTTGTATTCTGTGGACCCTGTGCTGCACACTCTAACATTTGAGTATGTGGAGGGTCTTTCTGTCAAAGACATACTGCTTGAATTCGGGTCACATGGTATTATTGAAGAGCGATTGGATGATATTGCTTTACAAATTGGTGATGCAATTGGAAAATTGCATGATGGTGGTCTCATCCATGGTGACTTGACCACATCAAACATGTTACTTAAGAGTGGTACCAACCAGCTG GTCCTTATTGACTTTGGTTTGAGCTTTACTTCAACCCTTCCAGAAGATAAAGCTGTTGATTTATATGTACTTGAACGAGCTCTGCTCTCCATGCACTCTTCATGTGGGAATGTG ATGGATCAGATACTTCTTGCATATCGGAAGTCCTCAAAACAGTGGTCATCTACACTGAACAAGCTTGCTCAGG TGCGACAAAGAGGACGAAAGCGGACCATGGTTGGATGA
- the LOC142608442 gene encoding LEAF RUST 10 DISEASE-RESISTANCE LOCUS RECEPTOR-LIKE PROTEIN KINASE-like 2.4: MASVFLFVFFLLSHFVLLHSAEEVQRKLQNCSPFQCGKFGNIGFPVTNIPPPFCGLLPVICDQTAPTIQLPQGPWSGRPYEVINISYTNYTTQTIRIRDLSLWEYLNTSKCEYLINFTLPNSPLISFKLTTPNQTLIKCSRTLNITSPTNLEYMSCRDYNIYYTHSNEASQSFPSGCSTIQLPVQEHYSHKAELNITAEFDLEVHVSDACSRCYSRGGLCELDKKGEFNCTVTEKAFQKGIKSLKVIAIATSFAGIGVLMFIIYFWRKLSSIKDIWKKENLAHQNVEAFLRNRGPLVIRRYSYSDVKTMTKSFNDKLGQGGYGSVYKGKLQDGCFVAVKVLNNSKGNGEEFINEVASISRTSHVNIVTLKGFCFEGSKRALIYELMPNGSLEKFIYKGNPSSSNHQLGWETLYKIVIGIARGLEYLHRGCNTQILHFDIKPHNILLDKNFCPKISDFGLAKICPREKSIISMVGARGTIGYIAPEVFCRNFGGISHKSDVYSYGMMVLEMVGSRKNIDVSVDLTSGIYFPHWIYKHLELNEELGLLGLLNEGDEDNARKMIIVSLWCIQTDPSNRPSMSRVVEMLEGSLESLQIPPKPYLSSPSRSSIGSSTVMVSMQYDSMY, translated from the exons ATGGCTTCTGTCTTcctgtttgttttctttcttctctcacaCTTCGTTCTGCTTCACTCAGCTGAAGAAGTACAGAGAAAACTCCAAAATTGTTCGCCATTTCAATGTGGGAAATTCGGTAACATCGGATTTCCAGTCACCAACATCCCACCCCCCTTTTGCGGTTTACTGCCAGTAATTTGTGACCAAACAGCTCCAACCATCCAACTGCCACAGGGACCGTGGAGTGGAAGACCATATGAAGTTATAAACATCTCTTACACTAATTACACCACACAAACCATACGTATCAGGGACCTTTCGCTTTGGGAGTACTTGAATACCAGTAAATGCGAATACTTAATCAATTTTACTCTTCCAAATTCTCCATTAATCTCTTTTAAACTCACCACACCCAATCAGACCCTAATTAAATGCAGTCGCACTCTTAATATTACTTCACCTACAAATTTAGAATATATGAGCTGCAGAGACTATAATATCTACTATACTCATTCAAACGAGGCTTCTCAGAGTTTTCCTTCTGGATGTTCAACTATTCAGCTCCCAGTACAAGAGCATTATTCACATAAAGCTGAACTGAATATAACTGCTGAGTTTGACCTTGAAGTCCATGTATCTGATGCTTGTAGCAGATGTTATAGTAGAGGAGGTCTATGCGAGCTTGACAAGAAAGGAGAATTTAATTGTACCGTTACAGAGAAAGCCTTTCAGAAAG GGATTAAGAGTTTGAAAGTGATTGCTATAG CCACTTCGTTTGCTGGAATTGGAGTTTTGATGTTTATAATCTACTTCTGGAGAAAGCTCTCATCAATTAAAGATATTTGGAAGAAGGAAAATCTAGCTCATCAGAATGTCGAGGCCTTTCTAAGGAATCGTGGACCTCTTGTTATTAGAAGATACAGTTATTCAGATGTCAAGACAATGACCAAGTCCTTTAATGATAAATTAGGCCAAGGGGGCTATGGTAGTGTTTATAAGGGGAAGTTACAAGATGGTTGTTTTGTGGCAGTGAAGGTTTTGAATAATTCAAAAGGTAATGGAGAGGAATTCATTAACGAAGTTGCAAGCATTAGTAGGACCTCCCATGTTAACATTGTCACTCTTAAGGGCTTTTGCTTTGAGGGATCTAAAAGAGCTCTTATCTATGAGCTTATGCCTAATGGATCTCTTGAGAAGTTCATATATAAAGGAAATCCTTCAAGTTCTAATCATCAATTGGGGTGGGAAACATTATACAAGATTGTTATTGGCATTGCACGAGGCTTAGAGTACTTGCATAGAGGGTGCAACAcacaaattttgcattttgacaTAAAGCCTCACAACATTCTTTTAGACAAGAACTTTTGCCCAAAAATTTCTGATTTTGGCCTTGCAAAGATATGCCCTAGAGAAAAGAGTATTATATCAATGGTCGGTGCAAGAGGGACTATTGGGTATATAGCTCCCGAGGtattttgtagaaattttgGAGGGATTTCTCACAAGTCAGATGTCTATAGTTATGGAATGATGGTTTTAGAAATGGTAGGAAGCCGAAAGAATATTGATGTTAGTGTTGATTTAACTAGTGGGATATATTTTCCACATTGGATTTACAAGCATCTTGAACTAAATGAAGAACTAGGACTGCTAGGCCTTTTAAATGAAGGAGATGAAGACAATGCAAGGAAGATGATAATAGTGAGTTTGTGGTGCATACAAACTGATCCATCAAACAGACCATCAATGAGTAGAGTGGTGGAAATGTTGGAAGGGAGTCTCGAATCTTTGCAAATCCCCCCCAAACCTTACTTGTCTTCTCCCTCAAGATCATCGATAGGTTCTTCCACTGTAATGGTGTCAATGCAATATGATTCTATGTACTAA
- the LOC142606438 gene encoding uncharacterized protein LOC142606438 produces MAKLRVGRGVANSLQKFTADYDEPSYSASPDPQKAVAALLSHQLVCHRLHHYFLSIRISQWLQQLSQYDLKARTPKAVKSQAIADLLAQVPGEEEFLLDNKIPGEVAMANAVREQWVMKFDGSSTPHSGGVGIVLYHKEDEVMAISFKFEFSYSNNTAKYKAYLTGLATTLEMGIKHLKVIGNLNLVVCQTKGSFSLKEPRLALYRTITQKMEEKFSTFEIKHALRSENQMSGGILLRCVGQEEVQRKLREVHDRTCGFYGEVSLYRRLQKADFYWPSMGKDADQVQTQCEAYQLAIEREESYVVFIGEDWRNLFVQYLVEGILPQKHSERYKLKRLATNYFLHGGVLFKKVYDGDPLRCLGLEEVREIIKEVYAGECGEHQGKKKLYICLL; encoded by the exons ATGGCAAAGCTTCGAGTGGGGAGAGGTGTAGCAAACAGCCTTCAAAAATTTACAGCAGATTATGATGAACCTTCCTATAGTGCAAGCCCCGATCCACAAAAGGCCGTTGCTGCTTTACTTAGCCACCAGCTTGTATGCCATAG GCTACACCATTACTTCCTCTCTATAAGGATATCCCAGTGGTTACAACAGTTGTCACAGTATGATTTGAAGGCGAGAACACCCAAAGCAGTAAAAAGCCAGGCCATAGCAGACTTGTTGGCGCAAGTCCCAGGAGAAGAGGAATTCCTGCTAGACAATAAGATTCCAGGGGAGGTGGCCATGGCGAATGCAGTTAGGGAGCAGTGGGTAATGAAATTTGATGGATCCTCAACTCCCCACTCAGGAGGCGTGGGAATAGTTCTATATCATAAGGAGGACGAGGTCATGGCGATCTCGTTCAAATTTGAATTCTCCTACTCAAACAATACTGCAAAATATAAGGCTTATCTCACTGGGCTAGCTACAACCCTCGAAATGGGAATCAAGCATTTAAAAGTAATTGGTAATTTGAACCTAGTGGTCTGCCAGACTAAAGGAAGCTTCTCTTTGAAGGAACCTCGCTTAGCCTTGTACAGGACAATAACCCAGAAGATGGAGGAAAAGTTCTCAACATTTGAGATAAAGCATGCTCTGAGAAGTGAAAATCA AATGTCGGGAGGAATTCTGTTGAGATGTGTGGGGCAAGAGGAAGTCCAAAGAAAGTTGAGGGAAGTACACGATAGAACATGCGGGTTCTATGGAGAAGTCAGCTTATACCGTAGACTCCAAAAGGCAGATTTCTATTGGCCAAGCATGGGTAAGGACGCGGACCAAGTCCAGACCCAATGCGAGGCCTATCAGCTTGCAATAGAAAGAGAGGAAAGCTATGTTGTCTTCATTGGTGAGGATTGGAGGAACCTGTTTGTGCAGTACCTGGTAGAAGGCATCCTACCGCAGAAGCACAGTGAAAGATACAAGCTAAAGAGGTTGGCAACGAATTACTTTTTGCATGGCGGAGTCCTTTTCAAAAAAGTTTATGATGGAGACCCATTACGATGTTTGGGTCTTGAAGAAGTAAGGGAAATAATAAAGGAGGTATATGCAGGAGAATGTGGGGAGCACCAAGGGAAGAAAAAGTTGTATATATGCTTGCTATAG
- the LOC142606439 gene encoding uncharacterized protein LOC142606439 codes for MKRDTAEFKKKFHSCQIQANLIHTHPQNLHSMVTLWPFHTWEFDLLRPVNPPSRGYIWILVAMEYFTKWAEAIPLRKAMGGAVTNFIKENIIVRFEVPRRIISDNGTPFINSEVRKMLEFITSNTIGRRLITLKRMGRRKRQTRHL; via the coding sequence ATGAAGAGGGACACAGCAGAATTTAAGAAGAAATTCCACAGTTGCCAAATACAAGCCAACCTGATTCACACTCAcccacaaaacttgcatagcATGGTCACCCTATGGCCCTTCCACACTTGGGAGTTTGATTTGTTGAGACCAGTTAATCCACCATCACGTGGGTACATATGGATTCTAGTGGCTATGGAGTATTTTACCAAGTGGGCGGAAGCAATACCACTCCGTAAAGCCATGGGAGGGGCAGTGACAAATTTTATCAAGGAAAACATAATTGTTAGGTTTGAAGTACCCCGCAGGATCATCAGTGACAATGGCACGCCCTTCATCAATAGCGAGGTGAGAAAGATGCTAGAGTTTATCACATCAAACACCATTGGTCGTCGCCTTATTACCCTCAAGCGAATGGGCAGGCGGAAGCGACAAACAAGACACTTATAA